TGGTATCAATCCCGCGCTTTGCTAACTTTGGTAGGATCCATGCGTTAAAAAGATAAGCAACTAGAAGTACGGTATTAAATCCGAATACGATTTGTGCAGCGGTACTGGGTTGATAGTCCATCACCTCAATGAGCCAAGGACCAAACCATAAGGTTTGAATCGCAATAAATCCGCCATAACAAAATGTGCCCAATGGCAGGATGCGCCAGAAAAATGGATTGGTCAAAATCGGCTGATAACTTTGCCACGACAAATTAGCGTGTGAGCCTGATACTTCATTATTAATATGTTGATGTTGCTGATGTTGCCGATTTTGCCGATATTGCTTTCTCACTGGTAAACCAAAATACAAAATCAGGATTGCCAAAAACGATAAGCCGGCGAGCACTAAAAAGACCCCGCGCCAACCGATATAGGGTGTAACTAGATGTACTGGCCAGGTGCTGGCTAATGCACCACTGGTTCCAAATACCAACATGGCTGAGGCAAGTTGCCCTTGTTGGGAAGGGGCGTACCACGCTCTAAAGCCCGAGAATGCCGCCATCAGACATGCAGATACCCCCATTCCAATTAAGACCCGAGCTATTACAAGCGTATTGAAGTTCTCGGCCAAGGCAAAAATAATGGCACCAATTACTGCAAGGGTCATCACCCACGCTTCCGTAATTCGTGGGCCAAAGCGATCAAGCGCTAAACCCAGTGGGATTTGAGTCATTCCAAAACCGACAAAATAAGCCGATGACAAAAGACCTAAGTCTGCATTACTGATTTGGAGGTCACGCATAAGATCAGGAGCGATCACCACATTAATCGTGCGAAATGCATAGGACATGAAGTAGGCCATCGCAAAGCATAAGAAAATACGCAATGCAAACCCGCCCTCGACCGGTAGCTTTAAACGATCATTGGGCCTGCCATACCAATGGGAGTAATGCATTCGACTCATTAGCACTTAGTTCGGTCGAAACTCATCAAAAAAAATGCTGATGTTTTCTTGGTTAAGGAGCG
This genomic window from Polynucleobacter sp. MWH-UH24A contains:
- a CDS encoding MFS transporter — protein: MSRMHYSHWYGRPNDRLKLPVEGGFALRIFLCFAMAYFMSYAFRTINVVIAPDLMRDLQISNADLGLLSSAYFVGFGMTQIPLGLALDRFGPRITEAWVMTLAVIGAIIFALAENFNTLVIARVLIGMGVSACLMAAFSGFRAWYAPSQQGQLASAMLVFGTSGALASTWPVHLVTPYIGWRGVFLVLAGLSFLAILILYFGLPVRKQYRQNRQHQQHQHINNEVSGSHANLSWQSYQPILTNPFFWRILPLGTFCYGGFIAIQTLWFGPWLIEVMDYQPSTAAQIVFGFNTVLLVAYLFNAWILPKLAKRGIDTMRYMTWMVGASMVMQACAYFWQTPLVWIWWYLFAITCASFVLAQSIIVLYFPKHYSGRVSTTYNLTLFIGAFIVQWGIGHLLDFGIAMGWNKTSAYDLALAVFLVVQIAGFIWFLIAPKYYPAAFFRDDDEEENTPVTT